In one Amia ocellicauda isolate fAmiCal2 chromosome 2, fAmiCal2.hap1, whole genome shotgun sequence genomic region, the following are encoded:
- the ggh gene encoding gamma-glutamyl hydrolase — MHIMNVVSYALPLLAVFLRLTVSADFKTEKRNDRPVIGILAQEIYSPHPYGNSYIAASYVKFLEAAGARVVPIKINQLQEEYERLFYSINGILFPGGGANLTSSGYAKAASVYYQLALKANSKGDYFPIWGTCLGLEELTYLTSGMILLSKTNTSGVALPLVFQKGAMKSRLFGSLPVDVLDALASEPITENSHRWSLSLETYNKNEKLKNFYNILTTNIDKKLEFVSTMEAYEFPIYATQWHPEKNPYEWSKPYYPHSPSAVKATFYMADFFVGEARKNFHQFPDKEAEQKALIYNYSPIYTGNHTDFEQMYFFD; from the exons atgcacattatgaatgtGGTAAGTTATGCGTTACCTTTACTTGCTGTCTTCCTGCGATTGACCGTTTCTGCTgatttcaaaacagaaaaaagaaacgACAGACCTGTTATAG GTATTTTGGCTCAGGAAATATATTCACCTCATCCTTACGGAAATTCATATATCGCTGCATCCTATGTGAAGTTCTTGGAGGCAGCTGGAGCAAGAGTGGTACCCATAAA AATAAATCAACTGCAAGAGGAATATGAAAGACTGTTTTACTCGATCAATGG GATACTGTTTCCAGGTGGAGGTGCAAACCTCACCTCTTCGGGGTATGCTAAAGCTGCTAGTGTCTATTATCAGCTAGCATTAAAG GCTAATTCTAAAGGTGACTATTTTCCTATCTGGGGAACCTGTTTAGGGTTGGAGGAGTTGACTTACCTTACCAGTGGAATGATTCTGTTATCTAAAACTAACACTTCAGGAGTTGCACTTCCATTGGTTTTCCAGAAAG GTGCCATGAAAAGCAGGCTGTTCGGGAGCCTTCCTGTAGATGTCTTGGATGCATTGGCCTCAGAGCCCATAACAGAAAACTCACACCGATGGAGTCTGTCTTTAGAG ACTTACAATAAGAATGAGAAACTCAAAAACTTCTACAACATCTTGACCACAAACATTGATAAAAAACTGGAGTTTGTATCAACCATGGAAG CCTATGAATTCCCTATTTATGCCACTCAGTGGCACCCTGAGAAGAATCCCTATGAGTGGTCAAAGCCATATTATCCACATTCACCATCTGCTGTGAAGGCCACTTTTTACATGGCCGATTTCTTCGTTGGTGAAG CAAGGAAAAATTTCCACCAATTTCCAGACAAGGAAGCAGAACAGAAGGCTCTGATCTACAACTACAGTCCCATTTACACAGGAAATCACACAGACTTTgaacaaatgtatttctttgaTTAA